TGCCGGCGTTTTAGGCCGACGTGTCCAGGGCAGTGCTCTGGAAGCACCGATTTTGTTGTTTGGCCGACGAATGGAATTTCTGCTGCAGCAGTGCCGGGCTGTCAACACAAGTTTACAACATGTAAGTGACGCTGATCAAAATATGGTATCCGGTTTGGACCGTCTGGATGAAATTATTGCCGATAAGCTGATCAACATGACCCATAACGGTAACGACACCAGTATTCTTCAGCAGCTTTCGGTTCTGATTGTCGGATACCGACAAAGTCTGCTGGAAATCGGTAAGCGGCATGCACAACGCTGGCCGGAAACCTATTATATGTTCCTGGATCTGGATGCAGACCCACTGCTTATCGCCATTGAGGAACTTAATTTTCGAATGCGCACACTGATGGCCAGTGATCCGCAAATCGCCGATATAGGACAAACCGTCATCGACGACCTCCAATTATATAAAAGCGAGCTTTTGACACTGAATGTATTGATGGTTGAGCTAAAAACGCGCATGCTCAATGTCGAAAACGCAAGACGTAAGGCAACCGAAATCCTTAAAAAATTTGATTTGAATGTTGTTAATGCCGTCAACGCAGCCAACACCAAGGTACTTGGCACACTTCAGGTTACCGAATTATCCCTGGTGACAATCTCCCTGGCACTTATCGTTTTCCTAATTTTGCTGACGTCACTTTTTTTTAAAAATATTATCAAGAGGCCCATGGACGATATTTGCGCCGGCATCAAGGCGTTTCGTCAGAGCAATCTTGACACACGCATCAATCTGAATAGAAACGACGAGTGGCATCTGATCGAAGAAGCCTTGAATGCCATGGCCGCAGATCTTTCCAATTCCTACGCAGACCTAAAAACGGCCCAAGACCTCGTTTCCAACATCATCGACTCCATGCCCTCGGTCCTGGTCGGTGTGAACAACAAAGGAATGGTAACCCAGTGGAACCTTAAAGCCGAGCAGGTCACCGGAATTTGTGCCCAAGAGGCCCGGTCCCAACCCCTGGACAAGGTGTTCCCCAACCTGGCCCATGAAATGGACCGCATTCTGGCTTCCATCCAGGATCGCCGGGTACTTCGAAATTCAAAGGTGCGCCGTGAGGACCGGGAGGATACCCGCTACGAGGACGTAACGATATACCCCCTTGTGGCCAACGGGGTTGAAGGAGCCGTGATCCGCGTGGATGACACCACCGACCAGGTGCAAATGGAAGAGATGATGATCCAGAGCGAAAAAATGCTGTCGGTAGGTGGGCTTGCCGCAGGCATGGCCCATGAGATCAACAATCCCTTGGCCGGTATGATGCAAACCGCACAGGTGATGGCCCAGCGCCTCACCGCAGACCTCGATATCCCAGCCAGCCGGAAAGCGGCAAAAGAAGCCGGCACCACCATTGAAGCCATTAGCCGATTCATGGAGACAAGGGGAATACAACGAATGAGTCATACCATCATTGACTCAGGACAGCGGGTCTCCAAAATTGTGAATAATATGCTCAGCTTTGCGCGAAAAGACAGTTCAACCATATCCCCCCATGATTTGAACGACATCCTTGACAAAACCATTGAACTTGCGGCCACAGATTATGACTTAAAAAAAACCTACGATTTCAAACAGATCAAAATCATTAAGGAATATAATGACAATCTATACGCCGTCCCCTGCCAGGCCAGTAAAATCCAGCAGGTGGTGCTCAACGTACTGACCAACGGGGCCCAGGCCATGCAGGGCGCAAAAACCCAGAATCCCCAATTTACCATACGCACTTATGTGGATTTGACCCGGAATATGGCCTGTATGGAGATAGAAGATAATGGGCCCGGGATCAATGAAAAGACCTGCAAGCATATTTTTAACCCCTTTTTCACCACCAAACCTGTGGGGTTGGGAACCGGGCTGGGCTTAAGTGTCTCATATTTTATCATCACCGAACACCATAAAGGTGAAATGACTGTGGAATCAAGCCCCGGGGCAGGAGCTAAATTCGTTATCAGGATCCCATTGACGGAATTTAAGCTGTCAAGCATGTAACCCAGATCATGCATCCATTTTTTTCTGCCCATAGGTTTTAAATTTTTCAAGCACGGTATCCATCTCTTCATCCTTCAGGATGACGGGGGTTCCGATATTTTTGGTCTGATAATAAATCCGGGCGACAAATTCAATCTCTTCGGCAACGGCAAAGGCTGTATCAATGCTGTTACCCACGGCCACAAGACCATGATTGGCAAGCAGCAGGGCGTTATAATCACCAATATATTCGGCTACGATTTCAGCCAGTTCAGGCGTGCCGAATGTGGCATAGGGTGCCAGGGGCACTTTTTTGCCTGCAAACCCCACAAGATAATGGACGGCTGGGATCTCCCAGCCCAGGCAGGCCATGGTTACCGCATAAGGGGAATGTGTGTGGACAACGGCCTGTACATCCTTGCGCTGATGATACAAAGAGAGATGAAACCCAAGCTCGCTTGAAGGTTTGGTATCGCCTTCTATAATATTTCCCTGCAAATCGGTGAAAACAACATCCCGGGGCTTTAACGCTGCATACTCGATTCCACTGGGACTGACGGCAACGGTTCCCGAATTCCTG
This window of the uncultured Desulfobacter sp. genome carries:
- a CDS encoding ATP-binding protein encodes the protein MKCPTIGKSRRRLLFKFSDMHIRTKLLAIMALIVTVFLMIVLTVVISFHRIENVLSGVINADINNVMTNALTERELSSITADLNLLLGTFFEDQTHLQREGERLIESAGVLGRRVQGSALEAPILLFGRRMEFLLQQCRAVNTSLQHVSDADQNMVSGLDRLDEIIADKLINMTHNGNDTSILQQLSVLIVGYRQSLLEIGKRHAQRWPETYYMFLDLDADPLLIAIEELNFRMRTLMASDPQIADIGQTVIDDLQLYKSELLTLNVLMVELKTRMLNVENARRKATEILKKFDLNVVNAVNAANTKVLGTLQVTELSLVTISLALIVFLILLTSLFFKNIIKRPMDDICAGIKAFRQSNLDTRINLNRNDEWHLIEEALNAMAADLSNSYADLKTAQDLVSNIIDSMPSVLVGVNNKGMVTQWNLKAEQVTGICAQEARSQPLDKVFPNLAHEMDRILASIQDRRVLRNSKVRREDREDTRYEDVTIYPLVANGVEGAVIRVDDTTDQVQMEEMMIQSEKMLSVGGLAAGMAHEINNPLAGMMQTAQVMAQRLTADLDIPASRKAAKEAGTTIEAISRFMETRGIQRMSHTIIDSGQRVSKIVNNMLSFARKDSSTISPHDLNDILDKTIELAATDYDLKKTYDFKQIKIIKEYNDNLYAVPCQASKIQQVVLNVLTNGAQAMQGAKTQNPQFTIRTYVDLTRNMACMEIEDNGPGINEKTCKHIFNPFFTTKPVGLGTGLGLSVSYFIITEHHKGEMTVESSPGAGAKFVIRIPLTEFKLSSM
- a CDS encoding L-fuculose-phosphate aldolase — translated: MELENEREAIVRFGLKMVKSGLTTGTGGNLSIIDRNSGTVAVSPSGIEYAALKPRDVVFTDLQGNIIEGDTKPSSELGFHLSLYHQRKDVQAVVHTHSPYAVTMACLGWEIPAVHYLVGFAGKKVPLAPYATFGTPELAEIVAEYIGDYNALLLANHGLVAVGNSIDTAFAVAEEIEFVARIYYQTKNIGTPVILKDEEMDTVLEKFKTYGQKKMDA